The Peromyscus eremicus chromosome 16_21, PerEre_H2_v1, whole genome shotgun sequence genome includes the window GTTTCCTTCTGAGATCCTTCTTTGTGAGCTCTAGCTGGGGTCCAGCATTCCTTGGAGCCTATGCAAATGTCCTGGTCAGCAGTACTTCTCATCTGCCTGTGCTTTTTGCCCAGAGCAGCAAGCAGCCACACATAAGACATCTACTTCCAGAGAGCCTAACCTACTGTAGAGCTGAGGCCCTACGTTCCTGACCTGCCTTCTCTTCACGTGCTCGCCAGCTCCAGAGCATCTCCTGAGAATGGACAGCTTGTGTCTCTTGCTTCTAGACACCTTAGTGGACCCACTCCTTCCCAAGCCACTCCCCAGCCTCTGCTGTCATTCTGGACGGCCCTGGTGTATGTGCTAGCCTTGCTAGCATTGTTAGTATTTCCAGGATGGGAGGAGCCAgcttcttgcttgcttgctctctcatAAAGTGCTGGCCCAGAACCTGTGGAGAACTCAGTGACAAGAGCTACTCACCAGGAAGGCCTGATCCCAGGGCACCCATGTTGGCACACAGTCATCTTGTCACTTTCCCACAAATACTCTTGTACCTGTAATCTCTCTTTGCCTGCAGATAATAAGCTAAAGCCTTCATTTATCCCGTGAAGCTAGCCGTTAGAGGTTATCCTCAGGAAGCCTGTGAGCAGCACTGTGCAGAGAGAACAGGTTGGCTTTAGTGGGAGAACAGCGGCAGGTCAGCAGCCAGACACTGAAGTCACCTTGGGGAAGGTTGCTGATAACTGGGCCTATAGGGACATGAGTACAGGAGCCTTTCTAGATCGCCGTAGAAAAGAGGGGCTCTCAAGGGGGCGGGGTGGGCCATGGTACCCCAGagtctgctcttttctgtttACTTTCCTGTCACATCAGAAACACTAGAGGAGTTGGGCCTCACCAGGCTGGGTAGCCCAGCCCTGGCTTTCCCGAGAGTGCCCCTGGCTGTCTGGATTCCAAGAGAGGCATACTTTATGATTGAGGAAACTGAGTCTGGAGGGCTTAAGTGACCTGTACAGGGCCACATGGTTAGGACCCAACTCTGGGCTTCTCCTATGGTGGTGACAGTGGCACACCCActcccctggaggccagaacatGGTTCTAGGTCCAAAGAAAAGTAAGTACCCTTGGTCACAGCTGTGCCTTCTTGTTGCAGGTGACGCCATCTGGGCCCCATCCATCCTTCCTCACAGCACCCTCAGCACCTTAAGCCACCACCCTGAGCTATATTTTGGAGGAAAGATGGAATCTAAGGTCTCAGAAGGTGGCCTGAACGTAACCCTGACCATCCGCCTACTGATGCATGGAAAGGTAATGCGGGCCAGAGGACAGGGCACTGCCCGCCGGGGCTTTGCTCTGGACTCCTTATTCTACACAATCTCGAAACTTCAAAGTGGTTGCATGTGCAGTCCAAATCATACTTTCCTTAGAGCTACTCAAGACTGGCTGACCTCACACCTGTGACTCAATACCCCAGTGCCTGTGGCCTGCAGGCGGGTGCTGTCTGGCATAGCCAGTAGTCATGCCTTCCCGCCCAGCCCAGCAAGACAAGGCTGGTGCTGTGTTCTCTACTTCTCCCCCGAGAAATCTAGCTCCCAGTTTTTGTGTAAGATTTTCTGCCAGGGCTGGCCACTAGAACAAGAGTTGTAGTACATCCAGCTTCCCAGAAAGCATGTCCTCTTCACGCAGACATCCCTTTTCTGTggtggagagtgtcctttccttcTTGTAGCACATTCCCATATGAGAGTCTCTACTGATTGGCCTCTAGTTCCTATGACAGAAGGGCTGGAGCTGACCACTCCCTCCTCTTGTTTCCCGAACCCACACCGCACCTTCCACATGGATTTCTGAAGGCTTGGTTACAGTGAGAAAAGCAGGGCACACTTTGGAAGAGGTTATTTCCCTTGGTGGGAAGTCAGGCTGGCCCAGCCCCAAGTGACACAGCATACATAGTAGAACCTTGCTGGGGCTGTCCTGTGGGCTGGGACAGGTGATCATATACCCCACAGGCACTGAAGTACTGCTGCGGGAGGGTGGGGACTATGCCAGCGGCTGCTCCAAGTGTCCTAGATGGTAAAGCCAGCCACAGCAGCCGAGGCGTTATTTCCTGTCCGTCTGCGGCAGGGTTTCCTTAAGTGCATGGGTGACTCCCTCCTCCCAGGAAGTTTGTTGATGAAGCTCAGCTCTGTCCCTCATCAGCCCTGGTCAGCTGGGCACAGAGGAGCTGGACAGCACAACCTAGACACGTCTTGTTGACCAGAGTTTCGGCTCTCCTTTGGGACAGGTGTGCAGCTCAGTGGAGAGTACCTGTCTGGTAGACACAAGGCCCTGGTTCCACCCCAACACTGTAAAAACCTTAATTCCCCCTCGTGTCAGATAGACTGTTTCTAGAAGCCTCAGCCCCGGAATGTTCTGTGACATCATCTTTCTTGATTTTTCCTACAGGAAGTTGGAAGCATCATTGGGAAGGTAACTATTGAGTGaactctgcctttctctataAGGTGATATAGACAAAGATAGCAGTAGCCCCTGGTGCTgactggcctcagcaggcacacAGCCCCTGGCAGGCATACTATGACTGGAGGAAGTCGGGGTCCCAAGGAGCTCTGCCCTGGCGGCCCTGTTTGCGCCCCTCCTTGTTTGAACAACAGTACCGTGACTCTCGTTCTTGGCTCTGGGTGAACCATGCAGGGAACATTCTTCTGGGTGCTGGCAGGGCCCCAGCTGGTCACTGTGAAGCTTATTCTTACCATCTCTGTGCCTGGTACATCTGGGCTTCAGACCCCAGGAAGTGTCACGTGCTTGCACTCGTCAGGATTCCTGTAATCAAAACGACCTTCAGGAGACTAGTAACACCCCTTTATACACCTAAAGCAAAAGATGTTTCCATGGAGAAAGGACCAGTGAGAAgcctgtgtgagagagtgtggCTGGGGGCCAGGCACTGCCCTCCCAGCATGCTGTATTTTGGTCATCTCTGGTAACCCTGCACCTGTATAGTATAAGGGAACTTCTAATTGCTCAGTGTCCCAATTCTTTCTTAATATTTCTTTGGAAAGGGCTTTTCAGGACATCACCACTCATGAAAAGGTGTTTGAACCAGGCTTAACCTGGATGGATGCTGGGCATCCATCCCCTGGCCACAGACTCACCCTGACCATGTTTGTGGTGCTGTCATGAAAATATGTCTGAGTCTGATCAAAGCCTGCCTGAAGTGGCAGCTTTGCCACTGGGTGAATATGCCTTCCTTCCCATACCTTTGTTTCTTCATCTGAGGTACCCCAGGGTTAGGTGGCCCAGTGAGTAAAGAGACCAGTTAACTCACGGGGGCAGGCAAGGACCGGGAGTAGAGTAGAGGCAGGTAGCAGCTTACTGTGCTGGCAGCTTCCAGCatccagggctgggctgggccagGCCCGTGTCCCCTCTGTGCACCTGGCAGTGACAGacttccttctctgtgtctccattCCAGAAAGGAGAAACAGTGAAGAAGATGCGTGAAGAGGTGAGTATGCCTTACTCTAGAGTCACCTTATCCCCAGGTTAGGTTGGCCAGGCGGGGGTGGACTGCCTGTGGCTCTCTTGGACCTGCCCATGTGTCAGGGATGCAAGGCAGAGGGGCAATCCTGTCTGACACGCTATGCATGCAGCATTCAGCTGCAGAGGGCGTATGTTCTAGGAATCTCTGGGACTTGGTTACTAACTAAAATCCTACTCTGGTAGGGCATCATGGTaccaaggagacagagacaaaagggCAGAAGTTTAGGGCCGTTCCCCACTgcacagggagttcaaggccagtgtggttaCACAAgacctgttttaaaaaacaacaataaaaccttaCAAATTCTACTTGGATGGGGATTTCTGGCAAGGACCTCCCTGTTTAGAAGGAGATTTTTCAAGCACGTCTCGGCACTAGTGTCTGCCTGAGGTCGTCGGCAAGCCTAGAGAAGCCAGGCCCGCCCAGGCCCGCTTTCCTCTTCTGCCAGCTGCGTTTCCTCTTCTCCCACCTTAGAGTGGCGCCAGGATCAACATCTCAGAGGGAAACTGCCCAGAGAGAATTGTCACCATCACAGGCCCGACCGATGCCATCTTCAAGGCCTTTGCTATGATAGCATACAAGTTTGAGGAGGTAAGGCACAGGCTGGCACCTGCATGAGGCCGGTTCCAGCTGGCTCCTTCACCCATCCATCTGTTTGCCTCACTCGGTGGAGGAACTGGCTTGCTTTGTGACCAGGCTACCTTAGGAATTCTCTTCACCTTCAATACCCTAGGTGTTCATCCCTGCTTCTGTCCAGCTGGAGGGTCAGCACCCTTTCTTATTCCTAAGGTTGACCACTTCTACATGGGCCCAGTGGAGAAGGCCACCTCCTTTATGTTTCCCAGGCACCGTGCAGAGCCTCAGCACACAGGCTTCCCACCAGACACGTGGCTGCTCTTATGTCTCAGGCTGTACTTGTACCTTCAGAGTCCCCCTGCTCTGCCTGCCACATGGCCCCAGACAAAGCCCTGACTGGCCCAACGCTGGTCTCGGCTACACCCACTGCAGCAGCCCTCCTCCCCAGAGAGTTGATATAGCTGTGTCTTAGCTGGAGGTAGAAGTATGTTTTCATGTTGGgagatgtacacatacacatggataTGTGATACTTCGGTGTGCTCTCAgtgagctactgttcatgtcgtTAATGTCTCCGTTTAATGTTTAAGCACATATGGTGATCAAACTGACTTTTTTTCTGTCATAAATGAGAGGTGATGGTCAAATTTTGAGGTGGGCTTTGTGGGTACTCTAAATGAGAACAAGCTGACTGTATATACAGAGCTCATTTGTCACTGGGGCAGAGGGAAGATCTTAGGTATACCCTATGGATGGCTGTGGGTAGGAGAACTGGAGATGACTGACTCCCTGGCAACCACGTTTCTTGTAAGAGTCGTAAGAACAAGGATTTGCTTTCTCTGATGGTCCCTGACTTAGAATTGGGAGCAAGTCTTTGGGAAACTATGGGTACCCAAGCTTTACCCATCCTGAGTTGAAGCCACAGAAGCTGCTATATAGAGGTATGGGCCATTCTCATGGCACCCATGGCCTGGCCACCACTGGTTTGCATGCTGCATTTCTCATGTGCCCTTGTAAGAAGCTAGCCAGTGAGGGAAGGCTTAAGAGCAGACGTTCAGTATGCAGGGCTCAGCTGTCTTGGTGGCCACCAGTGTTGCAAGAGCACCCTGGTCTTTTTGTTCTGTGTCATGTACTGAGTGCGTTGGACATGCAGGGTACTAGTAGAAAGCACATGGCCACCGTGACAGAAGCAGAAGCTGTTTACAGTTCCTGAAAGGTGCTTTGAATCCAAGAGCTCTGGTGCCCAGCCCAGGCCAAGAGAACCCAGGGACTGAGCTGATAGGTCCCTCCTTGAGATGATGCATAGTTGCTCTTCGGTCCCAGAATAGCAGGATGTAGTCACAACAGCGCAGATGCTCCCATGACCAGCTTGCAAGAAGTCTAGAGTAAGCTGCCATTTACTATGCTTATGCCAGTGGGTGGGGACAGTCCACCAAACATCTAGGGTTCAGATGCCATTAGTCACCTCTGCCAGAAGCAGTGAGGATTCAAGcagtcttttctcttctccagctTGTCACGGGTTGGGGTGGGGGCTCTGCATGGTGGTTCTCTGGGCAGTGGGCTAGTGACCAGCACAAGAGTGCTCAGTGATAGGCTGGCCATGCCCTGAAGTAGCTGGCATGAGGATTGAAGAGTTAAAGGTCCATCACCAGACAAGTCTCAGGGTCCTTTCCCAAAGTGCCTGAGAATCAGTCTGAGACAAATGGGACCAGTGACGTCCGGCAGAGGCAcctggaagccagaaaagaaTAGCTGCTCAGGACAGGTCTGGATGCTGCTGCGTCGGCAGCATCGTGACTTGGGTTTGCAGTCTCTTCTGTTGCTGCATGACAGGTTTAGAATGACCTGACGGATAAACTGTCATGATTGCTTTCTTAGAAGGAAGGTCAACAAGTCAAGGCACTGATGTCCATGTAGGGCCAGATGTCTATGTCACTGTGTACAAACACCATTGCTGTAGTTCCCTACGTCTCACTGGATGAGACCAAATTCACCAGTTTTATCCCATGCTCTTGGAATCGTGGTAGTCTGGGAAGTCAAGGGTTATGGCTACTATTTGGGATCATCTAAGAATGGTTTAGGTAAGTATTTTCTATCCTGTTTTCATAAAATAAGAGAAGGGATGAGTGGATGACATCTGGGGGCCGTTTGAAAATGAGAGGAGGAATGATACACTGGCCAGCTTTCTGTCAGTATAATAGACCCGAGTTATCCATTAGAAAGCAAAATGGCTTATTTCGGCTCATAGGTCTAGGGTTTGTAGCCTATGGTGAGGCAGGTCCGCTGCTTTTAGGCTTCTGCTGGAAGTGGGCCATATATTATAGTAGGAGTACACTGCATAGAAAAACCATCCACCTCGTGGCCAGGATCCCGCAATGCCCCGTGATAGCATACTTCTGATGAGCTAGAATCTTCACAAGGCCCATCTTAGGTTTGTACCGCTTCTCAGTAGTGTCAACTGAGAACTAGGCCCTTAACACATGGCCATTTGGAGGATATCATcaatgaaggcagagatccatcttacaatacaaaatgcattcagtctaacTCCCAAAGCATAACTATGACAACATTCATCAGAAGCCTGAGTCTCAGAGAGAACAAAGGCAAAGTGCTGTGAACCCTTACAGACATCACAAAAGTTACATACTCAAGATACAACGGCACAGTGTAGACATTCCCATTCTAAACATTCTTGAAGGCTGAAACTGGGAGgaaatcaagaaaaacaaacaaaaccccaaaaacctaGCAGGGAAAGCACTAAATCCTGTAGTTATATGCCTGGCATCCAAAGCTTACTCTGTAGTAGGGCATGAGTAACAAAATACTAGGACTGTGgatttgttggttttggtttttgccaGTCATTTGCAAAGtgggaacctcaactaagaaaatgtctctattaCATTGGCCTGTAGgaaagtctgtgggggcattttcttgatttggtTGATGCGGGAGGGccaattgtgggtggtgccatccccgggcaggtggccctgagttgtataagaaagcagactgagcaagccagtaagcagcaccactccttggcctctgcatcagctcctgcctggaattcctgccttgacttccctcagtgattgaGTGTGACTTGAGATTAGAAGCTGGaggaaaccctttcctccccaagttgtttgtggtcatggtgtttatcacatccataggaaagtaactaaggcagACCGTGCCTACTCCATACTGTCTGGGCTTCCAGACTTGCCTTTGAAAGTCTGATGGAAACCCCCATGACCCTAcagttctttcatttttcctGCCTACCCCACCAGTGACTGCTGCCAGCATGAGTCCCCTTAGGTTGCCATCCAGTGTACTCAGGGGTCTTTTGCTGTAGCTGGGAAGAGATGCTTCAGATGCTCGCCTCCAACAGCTTCAGTGACCTTCATCACTTGATAGCAGTGACCAGAGGCAGTAGTCAGGTAGAAGCAGAAACATGCGgttaacttaaaaagaaaaggcttACAAGGCTCATAGTTCTAGAGGGTTCATGCACAATTTAGTGTGACCATTGCTTtagaactcaggttgttgggGTTTCATCATAACATGGCAGGAACATGTGCTAGAGCAAAACTGTTTACCCCATAGCCAAGATGCAAATAAAAAGATAAGGAAAAGACTTAAATCCCACACTTCCCTTCAGGGACACGCCCCCAATAATACTAAAGCCGCCCACTAAGGCCCGCCTCCTAAAGTTCCATCGCCTCccatgttagttatttttcttgttgctgtggtaaaatacctgATGAAAGGCAGCTCAAGGGAGCAAGGATGTATTCTGACTTACAAGTCAAGGGCactgtccatcatggcaggggaggcatggcagcaggagcttgggCTCCAATCATCTCCAGTCAAAGAGGAGATGGCTGCTGCCATTACAATCATCTTGGAGATGCTCACCTTTAGACGGCCCCAGTGATGCTCACATTTAGATAGACCCTGGTGACGCTTACACTTAGAGCGagtcttctcacctcagttaaGCTAACCTAGACACCTCCTCACAAATCCACCCAGAGTTCTAAGTGATTCtaagtgattctagatcctgtcaagttaacAGTCAAAATTAACCATCGCATCTCCCAACACAGGCTGGAAGCCAAGCCTTTAACATGTGGACCTTTGAGGGGGCATTCCAGGTGGAAACCACAGCAGATGAATTAGATAAGGAGGTTGGAATGCTATCTCCGGAGGAGACAGTCCACCATTCACAGTTCCTGGCTTCCTGTGGTTGTCTGTTTAGCTCTTTCTTGCTGATCCTAGAGGATCTCTGAGATCTTCTGGAACTACTTTTCTACTATATGGAATACCAGATTGTGGTTTGAGCTGTGAAACATGAAGAAGGCTTAAGCATCAGCTCTCTGGGGTTTCATTGCTGCGTTTTTATTAAGTGTCTTATTTGGTCCCTTCCATGAAGCTCCACAGCCACTTTCATGAGGAGACAGCGCCTCCTGGTGGTAGGTTATAAAGAGGTGCTTGGGAAGCTGCCTCAGCCTGGTGGTGGTAGACAGGGCAGGCAGCCTGAGCCCTCCCATAGTATATTGTCACCTTTGCCTGTAGCAGAACAGAATGTGGTGTCAGCATGAAATCCCTAAACTCAGGCTGACCAGTCACAGGAAAAAAGTATCTGCAAGTAGTGGGCAGTGTAGCCTAAGGATCTCAAGGCATCCTGGAAACTTGGTTTATGCTTTATGCCAGGTATCAAGCTGAGAACCTTACACATTCTAAGTACATGCCGTCACTGAACTATGCCCCAAGCCCTGAAGGTAATTTTAATTACCAGTGATCCTTTCAGCTTCCCAGAACACTGCAGTAATGAGGTGGTGTTGATAACAGATCACTCCCTCCAGAGTTCTTAAGAACTGGCTCCTGTAAAGCATGTGCCCTGACATTTGGTATAAAAGTTGGTATGCTCCCAAACTAAGTAAAACCAAGCCATTTTTAGCAACTTTAAGGGCTATAGCTTTCTGCAAGAAAATGCTTCTGTTACCTCCTGAAACACACATATAGTAGCTAAAACACCCTCAATTCTGGGAGTGGTTCAGAGGGCATGAGCCAAGTCTTGCTTTCTCATTTGCTAAAAAAGGTGACGCGTGCCCTGAAAGTGCCCTCATCTGTCTCTAATGTTTTCAAATGCTAGCCAGTCTTTTCTAGTCGATGACAACCTAGCACATAGCAGTCACACCAAAGCCACCATAGGGATGAGAGGTCATGCCCCAAGTCTACCATAGATGCCAACCAAAATCAGCCCCCAGGCTGGGGATGACCAGAAGAAGAGCTCAATCCCAAGAGAGTGGGTCTAGATGCAGAGTTGAGCAGCAGGCACAGAGGCCTCCAGGTACTCAGCCTGGGTAGAGGCTGGGTCCAGGACAAGGGGAAATGGAGAGAGATGAACACGCTGCCCAAATGGAGCAGCTGCAGCGGTGTGTGCAGAGCTGGGTGGGGCAGCGGTTAGCCCCTTTCCCTGGTACAGCAGATGAAGTGTCTGGGCAGAAGCAGCTGCAGCAGTGTGTGCAGAGCTGGGTGGGGTAGGGTCAGCCCCTTTCCCTGGTACAGCAGATGAAGTGTCTGGGCAGGAGCAGCTGCAGCAGTGTGTGCAGAGCTGGGTGGGGTAGGGTCAGCCCCTTTCCCTGGTACAGCAGATGAAGTGTCTGGGCAGGAGCAGCGGTTCACCAGAAGCAAGGCTCCCTGGTGATCACCCAGGAAAAgggagggttgttttgttttgttctttctgcGTAGTTGGGAATTAGAAAGTGGAGACAGACATGAGGAAGATTGGTCAAGTTCTGGCCACACTCCAGATGTGTGGGTGTATGTTGGTCTCAGCTTCTTTACACCAAATCGGGCTGCCTCCTCTGAGTTTTCTTGTAAACAGGCCTTGGACTCTCCCAATTCCATCTGACCAGCTATTAACgccccttgggggggggggtgcccccTCCCACCTGCTCTTCACTGACCCCAGGCAAATCTACCTCATACATCTGTCTGTCGAAGTCCTTATACCCAGTAGATTTTCATGCTGAGGTCAGACCTGATCATGTGTCTTCTTAACCTATACCCTGTCGTGAGTCCCCTATGACTCACTGACCACCCAGCCTTGTGAATCCATGTGTGTAATTGGCACATATAGCCATGTGGCCCATATCTCCTGTTCCTCTAAGCCTGGCCTGGCTCTTAAGTTTCCATGGTTGCCAGGTCCACATTCTGCGTCCCTTCTCTGTGTGGGGGAGGCTCTTGGAGTTCTTCCCAGTGTACATTGAAGCAGGTAGAGGCAGATGCTGCATCCATGTCCTCAGTGTTCCTAAGCCACACCACTGCGCCTCACTAATATGAGTCCAACATGCCTGTTTTCTTCTCCCTAGGACATCATTAATTCCATGAGCAACAGCCCTGCCACCAGCAAGCCCCCAGTGACATTGCGACTAGTGGTGCCTGCCAGCCAGTGTGGGTCCTTGATCGGGAAAGGTGGCTCTAAGATCAAGGAAATCCGGGAGGTACTGCCCATCCTTGTCGCATGTCTCCCACACACTCTGTAAGTGTGCGCACTGATACTGCAGAGCCCGAAGGCTCAAAGCTGGTGTGCAAACATGACAGACGGTCCAGTTCACCAGTGAAAAATGGCACGTGGGGAACCTTGCCACATTCACCAGTGCACACCATGACCTGTGCCAAGAGTAGCCCTGCTTTGCCAAGGACAAGAACAAAGATGGGGTGGAGGTCCTTGGACAGGCAGGTTTTAGCATCTAAGTTGTGTGGCTCCAGGCACACTCTGCCTGAGAGATGCCCTTTTGTCTGTCAGGTCCTACCTCCTGGGATGACACTAAGAGCCTGAACCTGATGTGGGTTTGACATTAAAAACGTGTTACTTTAAGAAAGGCTaagtccttctccctccctctctcgctcttttggtttttttgagacagggtttctctgtgtagccctggctgtcctggaactccctttgtagaccaggctgtcctcgaactcacagagatccacccatctctgcctcccaagtgctgggattaaaggtgtgcgccaccacgcctggtccaagttcggagctgaggaccgaacccagggccttgcgcctGCTAGGCCCCCAAGTCCTTCTCTTAAGCAGGAGGGCAGCCACCCCTTCTTGAttccttcctgtcctcttctGTGACTTAGAAGATGCCAGGTTCATTGTGCATGTGACTCCCTGACATTGTCACTAAGGTTTGTGTGCCTCACTTGTCCTGAGGATCCAAGTAGTCACTTAATGTATGTGGTAGCCAGACATCAAGATCAGGCAAATCCCAGACTCAGGCTCCCTGACCTCCATGTGACCTACTTCCATGGAGGAAGAATTCTCGGTGCTAGAAAGAGCACTCCTGTTTCCCAGTAGACATTCCTCTACAGATTCAGGGCCCCCTGTCCAGCACACTGGCTGAGATGGAAGTCAGAGCTCACTAAGAGGTGTGCAGAGGCAGGAtggaagggagaggggacaggaaaGTGACATCTGGGTGGTAAGATGAGGGAGGGCACTGTGACCAGCTGAGGCCCTGTTTCTGATGAAGGGTTTTCATGGTGTAGACCACCCTGAGTGCATCCTCAAGAGCTGGAAGTGCTGTTCCTCCTGTATGTGTTCCTTCTCACAATCTGCTGTTCTCCTTCTCTGCAGTCCACAGGTGCTCAGGTCCAGGTGGCAGGTGACATGCTGCCCAACTCCACAGAGCGGGCAGTGACTATCTCAGGGACCCCAGATGCCATCATCCAGTGTGTGAAGCAGATCTGTGTGGTCATGCTGGAGGTACAGTATGAACGTCGTGGGCCAACACATGTCGCCTGCCTGCCTTGCTCAATGCCAAGCTCACTCTCTGTGTGACTCTAGCTTTGTCACTAAGGCTCCTGGGCCTCAGTTGACCTGAGGGGTCATGTAGTCACTTGGGGTGCAGGCATGAGCTGAAGGGACACCCTGGAAAGTGTCACCTGATGGTAGCCTGTGGGCATTGtctggatgtgagtgggagagcaTGGGTGGGGGCAGATCATGAAGTTTCCACCGTGGAAGTGGTAACCACTCTGACCAGACAGAGGCAGGCGTGGTGAAGTGGAAGAGGAAGTCTCCTGCCTGTCAGGCCATGCACCACGACAGGCCTATAGGTCTTCAGACTTGAAGAGAACAACTGTCCCACACTCATGGTAGGACTTGGACAGACCCAGGAAAATACAatgtaaaaagaaagagatgggaACAGAGGGGTAAGACGGAAAAAAGGAGGAGCTGGTGGACAGGGACAGCCTCCTTAAGTTCCAGGCAAGGGTGGAGCAGACTTCACAGCAGCTTCTGCACTGTGGTCTTCCCTCAAGCTACTTCTGTGACCCTTCCCCAAAGAGGACCTTTCACCGTTTGGAGCACTGCTGACCTCTGTCCTCCCGTAGCCCAAGCGGAGGCCACTACCACATCTCCACAGAACTAACTCCACTAATCAGCTGCTGGATCATCTGCTCTGTGTAATTGACATTATGGTCAAACctcacat containing:
- the Pcbp3 gene encoding poly(rC)-binding protein 3 isoform X11; amino-acid sequence: MGEARGPHRDATFLLFGTSSHQHHEPGDAIWAPSILPHSTLSTLSHHPELYFGGKMESKVSEGGLNVTLTIRLLMHGKEVGSIIGKKGETVKKMREESGARINISEGNCPERIVTITGPTDAIFKAFAMIAYKFEEDIINSMSNSPATSKPPVTLRLVVPASQCGSLIGKGGSKIKEIRESTGAQVQVAGDMLPNSTERAVTISGTPDAIIQCVKQICVVMLESPPKGATIPYRPKPASTPVIFAGGQVRADPLAASTANLSLLLQHPPLPAYTIQGQYAIPHPDQLTKLHQLAMQQTPFPPLGQTNPAFPGEKLPLHSSEEAQNLMGQSSGLDASPPASTHELTIPNDAA
- the Pcbp3 gene encoding poly(rC)-binding protein 3 isoform X9, which produces MGEARGPHRDATFLLFGTSSHQHHEPGDAIWAPSILPHSTLSTLSHHPELYFGGKMESKVSEGGLNVTLTIRLLMHGKEVGSIIGKKGETVKKMREESGARINISEGNCPERIVTITGPTDAIFKAFAMIAYKFEEDIINSMSNSPATSKPPVTLRLVVPASQCGSLIGKGGSKIKEIRESTGAQVQVAGDMLPNSTERAVTISGTPDAIIQCVKQICVVMLESPPKGATIPYRPKPASTPVIFAGGQAYTIQGQYAIPHPDLTKLHQLAMQQTPFPPLGQTNPAFPGLDASPPASTHELTIPNDLIGCIIGRQGTKINEIRQMSGAQIKIANATEGSSERQITITGTPANISLAQYLINARLTSEVTGMGAL
- the Pcbp3 gene encoding poly(rC)-binding protein 3 isoform X8 — encoded protein: MESKVSEGGLNVTLTIRLLMHGKEVGSIIGKKGETVKKMREESGARINISEGNCPERIVTITGPTDAIFKAFAMIAYKFEEDIINSMSNSPATSKPPVTLRLVVPASQCGSLIGKGGSKIKEIRESTGAQVQVAGDMLPNSTERAVTISGTPDAIIQCVKQICVVMLESPPKGATIPYRPKPASTPVIFAGGQAYTIQGQYAIPHPDQLTKLHQLAMQQTPFPPLGQTNPAFPGLDASPPASTHELTIPNDLIGCIIGRQGTKINEIRQMSGAQIKIANATEGSSERQITITGTPANISLAQYLINARLTSEVTGMGAL